One Acidobacteriaceae bacterium genomic region harbors:
- a CDS encoding glycosyltransferase N-terminal domain-containing protein produces the protein MMWLYSALLMTALVVSSPWWIARILTTERYREGISERLGNVPQRLREAVAGFAEQRRVVWVHAVSVGEVLAASRMVRELETALGEQDERWRVVVSTTTRTGQALARERFGADRVFYFPLDFAFAVRPYLRLLNPAALVLMESEIWPRVLRECRRAEVVVMVVNARVSDRSFARGMTVRRVWGRVLAQVDLWLTQSEEDARRLVEMGANAEVVRAIGNLKYDVRARKESKVAALIKEAAAGRQIVVAGSTTDDPSGKRASWEEFAVLHGWRKGATHAPIGALLVLAPRHPERFAAAEAAAFEFRYALVSKWLARETIGVKSDKPREVVILDTIGDLAAVYGVADVAFVGGSLVKRGGHNPLEPAQFGVPVVIGPSYENFRDIVSTMQKANAIRVVENRDELRETLVELLSNRKVAQAMGERGRVVFEKQQGATRHAVRVIVEVLRGGTP, from the coding sequence ATGATGTGGCTCTATAGCGCGCTGCTGATGACGGCCCTGGTGGTGAGCTCTCCGTGGTGGATTGCACGGATCCTCACGACCGAACGCTATCGGGAGGGCATCTCTGAGCGCCTGGGGAATGTTCCACAGCGGTTGCGGGAGGCTGTCGCGGGGTTTGCCGAGCAGCGCCGCGTGGTTTGGGTGCACGCGGTCAGCGTGGGCGAGGTGCTAGCGGCATCGCGGATGGTGCGCGAGTTGGAAACGGCCTTAGGCGAGCAGGACGAGCGCTGGCGCGTGGTGGTGTCGACCACAACTCGAACGGGTCAGGCGCTGGCCAGGGAACGTTTCGGGGCGGATCGGGTTTTTTATTTTCCGCTGGACTTCGCCTTTGCCGTGCGGCCGTATCTGCGGCTGTTGAATCCCGCTGCGCTGGTGCTGATGGAGAGCGAAATCTGGCCGCGCGTGCTGCGCGAGTGCCGCCGTGCAGAGGTCGTGGTGATGGTGGTGAATGCGCGAGTGAGCGACCGGTCATTTGCGCGTGGGATGACGGTGCGCAGGGTGTGGGGACGCGTGCTGGCGCAGGTAGACCTATGGTTGACGCAGAGCGAGGAGGATGCGCGCCGGCTGGTCGAAATGGGAGCGAATGCAGAGGTCGTGCGGGCGATTGGGAACCTGAAGTATGACGTCCGTGCACGCAAGGAAAGCAAGGTTGCGGCGTTGATCAAAGAGGCTGCTGCGGGAAGACAGATCGTCGTGGCAGGGAGTACGACGGACGATCCGAGCGGAAAGCGAGCTTCGTGGGAAGAGTTCGCGGTGCTTCATGGATGGCGAAAGGGGGCAACTCACGCACCGATAGGGGCTTTGCTGGTGCTCGCACCCAGGCACCCCGAGCGGTTTGCGGCGGCGGAAGCTGCCGCGTTTGAATTTCGCTATGCGCTGGTGAGTAAGTGGCTGGCACGCGAGACGATCGGAGTCAAAAGCGATAAGCCGCGCGAGGTCGTGATCCTGGATACGATCGGTGATCTTGCCGCGGTGTATGGAGTGGCGGACGTTGCCTTTGTGGGAGGAAGCCTTGTGAAGCGCGGCGGCCACAATCCGCTGGAGCCTGCGCAGTTCGGCGTGCCGGTGGTGATTGGACCGTCGTACGAAAATTTTCGGGACATCGTTTCCACGATGCAGAAGGCGAACGCGATTCGGGTCGTGGAGAACCGCGACGAGTTGCGGGAGACACTTGTCGAACTGCTTTCGAACCGCAAGGTTGCGCAAGCTATGGGCGAGAGAGGACGCGTCGTATTTGAGAAGCAGCAGGGCGCCACCCGCCATGCAGTGCGCGTTATTGTGGAGGTGTTGCGGGGAGGCACGCCGTGA
- a CDS encoding DUF3108 domain-containing protein: MKAWMCSALRTVSALGATMAVAVGLSAQILSRTPAPQRPIPPLQPPVPGFEYPQHQTLTFSVDWRVFTAGIAVFHLDQVGETMKLSATADTIGAINMLFPVVDRFQSGFNLQTGCSGGFNKQIQEGRRKMASELMFDYTRGRQTQNERNLVKGTATHKEANIPACVADSLSAIFYAQSQPLNVGQTMYFPLADSMRTVTVGMKVESKEEIKTPAGTFQTVKVQATADEGVVKNRGQIWIWYTDDTRHLPVQMQARLFWGTITFHLQSIEQK; the protein is encoded by the coding sequence TTGAAGGCCTGGATGTGCTCGGCTCTACGAACCGTCTCCGCGCTTGGCGCGACCATGGCCGTGGCAGTTGGGCTGAGCGCACAGATTCTGTCGCGAACGCCCGCGCCGCAGAGGCCGATCCCTCCGTTGCAGCCGCCCGTTCCCGGATTCGAGTATCCCCAGCACCAGACCCTGACCTTTTCAGTTGACTGGCGCGTATTTACGGCAGGAATTGCAGTCTTTCACCTTGATCAGGTTGGCGAGACGATGAAACTCTCCGCGACCGCCGATACGATTGGCGCCATCAACATGCTGTTTCCCGTGGTCGATCGCTTCCAGTCAGGCTTCAATCTGCAGACCGGATGCTCGGGCGGATTCAACAAACAGATTCAGGAGGGCCGGCGGAAGATGGCGAGCGAGTTGATGTTCGACTACACGCGCGGCCGGCAGACGCAGAACGAGCGCAACCTGGTCAAGGGAACGGCAACGCACAAAGAGGCGAATATCCCTGCCTGTGTGGCAGATTCGCTTTCGGCCATCTTCTATGCGCAATCGCAGCCGCTGAATGTGGGGCAGACAATGTATTTTCCTCTGGCGGACAGCATGCGGACGGTGACGGTCGGGATGAAAGTTGAGTCGAAAGAAGAGATTAAGACACCCGCGGGCACCTTTCAGACCGTCAAAGTGCAAGCGACTGCCGATGAGGGCGTGGTGAAAAACCGCGGCCAGATATGGATCTGGTACACGGACGACACGCGCCATTTACCGGTGCAGATGCAGGCGCGGCTGTTCTGGGGAACGATTACGTTTCACCTGCAGTCAATTGAACAGAAGTAA
- a CDS encoding glycosyltransferase family 9 protein, with translation MRLLIVRVGALGDVLHALPAAAALRNAQPDWTIDWVVDPRWAPLLVNSEGHGEIVNRIHLAETKMWSAAPLSWKTLRSIAKLRRELRNERYEVVVDMQGTMRSAVIGRFARAREFVGYDNPREAAAAHLYRSTQRRIGKHIVEQGAGLLGAACNIALQPAAVKLPHERWAEDWAAEFVEDRKVCLLAASAGWGAKQWPAERYGELAREIRAMGYVPLVNAPKKDDAVAASVVAAGDGAAEAVVCNVAGLIALMRRTSLLVGGDSGPTHLAAALGIPLVALYGPTDPARNGPWGSGPMRVIRSVGSVTSHKRVAEIDAGLARITVDEVLREVTTLVG, from the coding sequence GTGAGGTTACTAATTGTCCGGGTTGGGGCGCTCGGTGACGTGTTGCACGCGCTACCGGCGGCGGCCGCGCTGCGCAATGCGCAACCTGATTGGACGATCGACTGGGTCGTGGATCCGAGATGGGCGCCGCTGCTGGTGAACAGCGAAGGGCACGGAGAGATTGTGAACCGCATTCATCTCGCCGAGACAAAGATGTGGAGCGCGGCGCCGCTCTCTTGGAAGACGCTGCGCTCCATTGCGAAGCTGCGCAGAGAGCTGCGTAATGAGCGGTACGAGGTTGTGGTCGACATGCAAGGGACTATGCGGTCGGCGGTGATTGGACGTTTTGCGCGAGCGCGAGAGTTTGTTGGCTACGACAATCCGCGCGAGGCCGCGGCAGCTCATCTGTACCGGAGTACGCAGCGACGGATCGGCAAGCACATAGTGGAGCAGGGAGCGGGGCTGCTGGGTGCGGCATGCAACATTGCTTTGCAGCCCGCTGCCGTGAAGCTGCCGCACGAGCGCTGGGCGGAGGATTGGGCCGCGGAGTTCGTGGAAGATCGCAAGGTGTGTCTGCTGGCGGCCTCGGCCGGATGGGGAGCGAAGCAGTGGCCGGCAGAGCGCTATGGAGAGTTGGCGCGCGAGATCCGCGCGATGGGATACGTTCCGCTAGTGAATGCGCCGAAAAAGGATGATGCAGTGGCGGCGAGTGTTGTCGCGGCCGGTGATGGCGCGGCGGAGGCTGTGGTGTGCAATGTCGCCGGACTGATTGCGCTGATGCGGAGAACGTCGCTGCTGGTGGGAGGAGATTCGGGACCGACGCATCTGGCAGCGGCGCTGGGGATTCCATTGGTCGCGCTGTACGGGCCGACGGATCCGGCAAGGAACGGACCATGGGGATCAGGACCGATGCGCGTGATCCGCAGCGTCGGGTCGGTGACGAGTCACAAGCGTGTGGCGGAGATCGATGCGGGGCTAGCCAGGATCACGGTGGATGAGGTACTGCGTGAGGTGACTACCCTTGTGGGCTGA
- the moaC gene encoding cyclic pyranopterin monophosphate synthase MoaC: protein MSDKLSHFDEAGQARMVDVSAKSETRREAVASAFVELNDEVLAALPKNPKGNPLEVARFAGIQAAKKTSELIPMCHPLPLTFVDVIAEVVAGGVMIRATAATVAGTGVEMEAMTAAAVAALTVYDMTKALDKGIRILQVVLESKSGGKSGDYRRPS from the coding sequence ATGAGCGACAAGCTTTCACATTTCGACGAAGCAGGCCAGGCGCGAATGGTGGATGTGAGCGCGAAGTCCGAAACGCGGCGTGAGGCCGTGGCGAGTGCGTTCGTCGAGTTGAATGATGAAGTGCTGGCTGCGCTGCCGAAGAATCCGAAGGGCAATCCGCTGGAGGTGGCGCGATTTGCCGGTATTCAGGCGGCGAAAAAAACGAGCGAGCTGATTCCGATGTGTCATCCGCTACCGTTGACCTTCGTCGATGTGATAGCGGAGGTCGTTGCAGGTGGTGTGATGATCCGCGCGACCGCGGCCACGGTTGCCGGTACGGGCGTTGAGATGGAGGCGATGACCGCGGCAGCGGTTGCCGCGCTGACTGTCTATGACATGACGAAGGCGCTCGATAAAGGCATCCGCATTCTTCAAGTCGTGCTCGAGTCCAAGAGCGGCGGCAAGAGCGGCGACTACCGGCGCCCGAGCTAG
- the egtD gene encoding L-histidine N(alpha)-methyltransferase produces the protein MLEATEAAREALQPDTDLRNAMLAEALEGLAVPAGKQKTLPPWLFYDEAGSALFEKITELPEYYLTRAERSIFAERGDEVVTSVGCPLTVAELGSGTASKTGLLLGAAAKRQPELLYQPIDISNAALEQAASAIPAAVSGVQVRPQLSNYITNGYTIERPGDCCVLALYIGSSIGNFGPDEARSILRKLRKHVKKIGDAVLLGVDLAPNRDKSVEQLIAAYDDAAGVTAEFNKNILARLNRELGSDFNLDNFRHRAVWNPQESRMEMHLESTVPQTVHIGDQEIIFAPGESIHTENSYKFTERGLRELLHDCGFGSPQWFEDADHHFAVALAYPV, from the coding sequence ATGCTCGAAGCCACTGAAGCCGCGCGTGAGGCGCTGCAGCCCGACACCGATCTTCGTAATGCCATGCTGGCCGAGGCGCTCGAAGGTCTCGCGGTTCCGGCCGGCAAGCAAAAGACGCTTCCGCCCTGGCTCTTCTACGATGAAGCCGGCTCCGCGCTGTTCGAGAAAATCACCGAGTTGCCGGAGTACTATCTCACGCGCGCCGAGCGCTCGATCTTCGCCGAGCGCGGCGACGAGGTAGTTACCAGCGTGGGATGCCCTCTCACGGTCGCCGAGCTAGGTTCCGGCACGGCGTCGAAGACCGGTCTGCTGCTCGGCGCCGCGGCAAAGCGTCAGCCCGAGCTCCTCTATCAGCCGATCGACATCAGTAACGCTGCACTCGAGCAAGCCGCGAGCGCAATACCGGCTGCGGTTTCCGGTGTGCAGGTGCGCCCCCAGCTCTCCAACTACATCACGAACGGCTACACAATTGAGCGTCCTGGCGACTGCTGTGTTCTCGCGCTCTACATCGGCTCCAGCATTGGTAACTTTGGGCCCGACGAAGCACGCTCTATTCTCCGCAAACTGCGCAAACATGTGAAAAAGATCGGCGATGCCGTCCTGCTCGGCGTTGACCTCGCGCCCAACCGCGACAAATCTGTGGAGCAACTGATCGCCGCGTATGACGATGCCGCCGGTGTCACGGCGGAGTTCAACAAGAACATCCTCGCGCGTTTGAACCGCGAGCTCGGCTCTGACTTCAATCTCGACAATTTCCGCCATCGCGCAGTCTGGAATCCGCAGGAGAGCCGCATGGAGATGCACCTCGAGAGCACGGTGCCGCAGACAGTCCACATCGGCGATCAAGAGATTATCTTTGCGCCCGGCGAGAGCATCCACACCGAGAACAGCTACAAGTTCACGGAACGCGGATTGCGTGAGCTCTTGCACGACTGCGGTTTCGGCTCGCCGCAGTGGTTTGAAGACGCCGATCATCACTTCGCTGTTGCGCTCGCCTATCCCGTCTAG
- the glp gene encoding gephyrin-like molybdotransferase Glp, whose translation MSERVLEFEEALAEVLRHAAALAKPARNPEPVALEDAVGRVIAEPVRADRDQPPFGRSTRDGYAVRSVDVSSTSSTEPLRIVGSVRAGEIWRGAPVGNCEAVEIMTGAPLPDGADAVLMVEHAEIGADGRLRVAAGRTLVAGENVVPRGAEARAGAELIPAGRRIGAAEIALAASCGYTRLNLFEQPKVAIVATGDELVKLNTKPEAWQIYNSNSYALAAMVCDEGGFGGKLEIAKDTLGDLRERIAQAGAWDLLLLSGGVSMGKYDLVEQVLAECGAEFFFTGAMIQPGKPMVFGRMRRDQGSRIRDQRERNYFFGLPGNPVSTEVCFRLFVAPMLRALAGQTQIAPRFIEAKLAEEVKGGARVTRFLPAVIESDWKHVSVRVVPWQGSGDLAANALANGFVVLPNGVERFAAGESVRVLLR comes from the coding sequence GTGAGCGAGCGAGTGCTGGAGTTCGAGGAGGCGCTGGCGGAGGTTCTGCGGCATGCGGCCGCGCTGGCGAAACCGGCGCGGAATCCTGAACCGGTGGCTTTGGAAGATGCGGTTGGCCGGGTAATCGCCGAGCCGGTACGCGCGGACCGGGACCAGCCGCCGTTTGGGCGTTCGACGCGGGATGGATATGCAGTGCGGAGCGTCGATGTGTCGTCCACTTCCAGCACGGAGCCGTTGCGGATCGTGGGCTCAGTGCGCGCGGGCGAGATCTGGCGCGGCGCTCCAGTCGGTAATTGCGAGGCCGTCGAAATCATGACCGGCGCACCGCTGCCGGATGGAGCGGACGCTGTGTTGATGGTCGAGCATGCGGAGATTGGAGCCGACGGCCGGCTGCGCGTAGCGGCTGGACGAACCTTGGTCGCCGGCGAGAATGTTGTGCCCCGGGGTGCGGAGGCACGCGCCGGGGCTGAGCTGATTCCGGCGGGGCGCCGCATTGGAGCGGCGGAGATCGCGCTTGCTGCAAGCTGTGGGTATACGCGGTTAAATCTGTTCGAACAGCCCAAGGTGGCGATTGTCGCGACGGGCGATGAGTTGGTGAAGCTCAACACGAAACCAGAAGCGTGGCAGATTTACAACTCTAATAGCTATGCGTTGGCAGCGATGGTCTGCGACGAAGGGGGTTTTGGCGGGAAGCTGGAGATTGCAAAGGACACGCTGGGCGATCTGCGCGAACGAATCGCACAGGCCGGGGCGTGGGACCTCTTGCTGCTCTCGGGTGGCGTTTCAATGGGCAAGTACGACCTGGTGGAGCAGGTGCTTGCAGAGTGTGGCGCGGAGTTTTTCTTTACGGGAGCGATGATTCAGCCGGGTAAACCCATGGTATTCGGGCGAATGAGGAGAGATCAGGGATCGAGGATTAGAGATCAGCGCGAGCGGAACTACTTCTTCGGGCTCCCGGGAAATCCCGTTTCGACGGAGGTCTGCTTCCGGCTGTTCGTTGCGCCGATGCTGCGGGCGCTCGCGGGACAGACGCAGATTGCGCCGCGATTCATCGAGGCAAAGCTCGCTGAGGAAGTGAAGGGTGGCGCGCGCGTTACGCGATTTCTGCCAGCTGTTATCGAGAGCGACTGGAAACACGTGAGCGTGCGCGTCGTTCCCTGGCAGGGGTCGGGCGATCTTGCGGCGAATGCGCTCGCGAATGGGTTTGTGGTGCTGCCGAATGGTGTGGAGCGGTTTGCGGCAGGCGAGAGTGTGAGAGTGTTGCTGCGGTAG
- the egtB gene encoding ergothioneine biosynthesis protein EgtB, which yields MLIQQSSAPTLLARFRAVRSATMQFCAPLTPEDMMVQSCPEASPIKWHLAHTSWFFETFVLSEFVAAYQPFHPDFRWLFNSYYKALGDMPEKKLRASFSRPPLEQILGYREHVDAAITRLLEQGTEDEALRRITLGLEHEQQHLELAATDIKNAFFTNPLRPGYRDRVVEHGLETIAPPLEWLSFTPPAPGLVSIGVTPDPNALDSFAFDNETPRHPVYLTPFRLGARLITCAEYLAFMDEDGYTRPELWLSEGWDTMRAQGWHAPLYWQRDPATRSGWSIFTLDGAQPLEQLSETPVCHLSFFEADAFARWSGARLPTEFEWEYVAAQHPVTGNLLESGALHPLPPVALEDRHQPQQLYGDVWEWTASPYTGYAGYKPLPGALGEYNGKFMSSQMVLRGGSCVTPASHIRATYRNFFQPGTRWQFSGIRLARDGAS from the coding sequence ATGTTGATTCAACAATCCTCAGCCCCTACGCTGCTCGCCCGCTTTCGCGCCGTTCGATCCGCGACCATGCAGTTCTGCGCTCCGCTTACACCCGAGGACATGATGGTTCAGTCCTGTCCTGAGGCCTCGCCCATCAAATGGCACCTGGCGCATACCTCCTGGTTCTTTGAAACGTTTGTTCTCAGCGAGTTCGTGGCCGCTTACCAGCCGTTTCATCCGGACTTCCGCTGGCTTTTCAACAGCTACTACAAGGCGCTGGGCGATATGCCGGAGAAGAAACTTCGGGCCAGCTTCTCGCGGCCGCCGCTCGAACAGATCCTCGGCTACCGCGAGCACGTCGATGCCGCCATCACACGCCTTCTGGAGCAGGGCACCGAAGACGAGGCATTGCGCCGGATCACACTCGGGCTCGAGCACGAGCAGCAGCACCTGGAACTCGCGGCGACGGACATCAAGAACGCCTTCTTCACCAACCCGCTGCGGCCCGGCTACCGGGATCGTGTGGTCGAGCATGGTCTGGAAACCATCGCGCCACCGCTCGAATGGCTCAGCTTCACGCCGCCTGCACCAGGGCTGGTCAGCATTGGCGTCACGCCCGATCCGAACGCCCTCGACAGCTTTGCCTTCGATAACGAGACACCGCGGCACCCGGTATATCTCACGCCCTTCCGCCTTGGCGCGCGTCTCATCACCTGCGCGGAGTACCTGGCCTTCATGGACGAGGATGGCTACACGCGCCCGGAGCTTTGGCTCTCTGAGGGCTGGGATACCATGCGTGCGCAGGGATGGCACGCGCCGCTGTACTGGCAGCGCGATCCGGCTACCAGGTCGGGGTGGAGCATCTTCACACTGGACGGCGCACAACCTCTGGAGCAGCTCTCTGAAACACCCGTCTGCCACCTCAGCTTCTTCGAGGCCGATGCCTTTGCCCGCTGGAGCGGCGCCCGGCTTCCGACGGAGTTCGAATGGGAGTACGTCGCGGCGCAGCATCCGGTGACGGGCAATCTCCTCGAATCCGGCGCGCTGCATCCGCTGCCTCCGGTTGCGCTCGAAGACCGTCATCAACCGCAGCAACTATACGGCGATGTGTGGGAGTGGACAGCGTCCCCCTACACCGGTTACGCGGGCTATAAACCGCTGCCCGGCGCGCTTGGCGAGTACAACGGCAAATTCATGAGTTCGCAGATGGTCTTGCGTGGCGGCTCGTGCGTCACTCCGGCGTCGCACATACGCGCCACGTACCGCAACTTCTTCCAGCCGGGGACCCGCTGGCAGTTCAGCGGCATTCGTCTCGCGCGTGACGGCGCCAGCTAG
- a CDS encoding isoprenylcysteine carboxylmethyltransferase family protein, with protein MATERRGWQKIARRARVPLGFVVAAVFLIFARPTWTTLVVGLVLVLPGLWLRGYAAGYVKKNAELTRTGPYAYTRNPLYLGSMSIAAGFAVAAGRWWLVVLLIAMFLAIYVPTILSEEEFLRGTFPQFEEYAQRVPRLLPRLTPARFADTERGMGRFSHERYRHHREYNASIGAAALYVALILRMWLYRGHF; from the coding sequence ATGGCAACAGAGCGGAGGGGATGGCAGAAGATTGCGCGCAGGGCACGCGTGCCGCTGGGCTTTGTCGTCGCAGCCGTGTTCCTCATCTTTGCGCGCCCGACGTGGACGACGCTGGTAGTTGGGCTGGTGCTTGTGCTTCCGGGATTGTGGCTGCGTGGCTATGCGGCTGGGTATGTGAAGAAGAATGCTGAACTGACGCGCACGGGCCCATACGCATACACACGCAATCCGTTGTACCTGGGGTCGATGTCGATTGCAGCGGGGTTTGCGGTCGCTGCCGGCCGATGGTGGTTGGTCGTGCTGCTGATTGCGATGTTCCTTGCGATTTATGTGCCGACGATCCTGTCCGAAGAGGAATTTCTGCGGGGCACCTTTCCACAATTCGAGGAATATGCGCAACGCGTGCCCCGCCTGCTCCCACGGCTGACACCGGCGCGATTTGCAGACACGGAACGGGGGATGGGCAGGTTCTCGCACGAGCGGTACCGTCATCACCGCGAGTACAATGCCAGCATCGGTGCGGCTGCATTGTATGTAGCCCTTATTCTTCGCATGTGGCTGTACCGCGGGCATTTCTAG
- a CDS encoding DUF2007 domain-containing protein: MSEQSEELERLTEESAAYPPEGLVTVAEFMEPVTANMARMALDSAGITSFLQGENANTLIPPAFASRLQVRPEDEAAAREVLAGPIEAPETMEDVTAAEIANEPERR, encoded by the coding sequence ATGAGCGAGCAAAGCGAAGAGCTGGAACGGCTGACCGAGGAGTCCGCGGCATACCCGCCTGAGGGGTTGGTGACGGTGGCGGAGTTTATGGAGCCGGTGACTGCGAACATGGCACGAATGGCGCTGGACTCCGCCGGGATCACATCCTTCCTGCAGGGAGAGAATGCGAATACCCTGATTCCCCCGGCATTTGCATCGCGGCTGCAGGTGCGCCCGGAGGACGAGGCGGCGGCTCGGGAGGTGCTGGCTGGACCGATCGAGGCGCCCGAAACCATGGAGGATGTGACCGCGGCGGAGATTGCCAACGAACCGGAACGACGCTAA
- the lpxK gene encoding tetraacyldisaccharide 4'-kinase yields MSARRPWAWPLVPLYRAVIALKDGLRRAGLLKVRRLERPVVSVGSISAGGAGKTPVVISLAKMLRARGWDVDVLSRGYGRIGHGVEWVAAMGDRTAERYGDEPVVIARATGVPVWVGGNRFAAGRAAESGVASEVRGADANHNHNHVDGEATSQPSRSVKAVHLLDDGFQHRQLARNFDVVLVTAEDLDDTLMPAGNLRERFGALRRADAIVIREDELEDVKERAWKLMREGAQMWVVRRKLVFPAPLLVFTAGLRPVAFCAIARPEGFQAMLIAAGCGVVDTIVFPDHHAYGMHDMERILELGRQLNATGFVTTEKDNVKLTKAMCERLETLGPLMTVGLEAEFADANAVVGALEARLGEQRA; encoded by the coding sequence GTGAGTGCACGCAGGCCGTGGGCGTGGCCGCTGGTTCCGCTGTATCGCGCGGTGATCGCGCTGAAGGATGGGCTGCGAAGGGCCGGTCTGCTGAAAGTTCGACGACTGGAACGGCCGGTGGTGAGTGTGGGCTCGATCTCGGCTGGCGGCGCGGGCAAGACTCCGGTAGTGATTTCGCTGGCGAAGATGCTGCGGGCGCGCGGGTGGGACGTGGATGTGCTCTCGCGCGGGTACGGGCGAATTGGGCACGGAGTGGAGTGGGTCGCTGCGATGGGAGATCGCACAGCAGAACGATATGGCGATGAGCCTGTGGTGATTGCACGGGCGACGGGTGTTCCGGTTTGGGTAGGCGGAAACAGGTTCGCCGCGGGACGGGCGGCAGAGAGCGGCGTTGCGAGTGAAGTGCGCGGGGCCGATGCAAATCATAACCATAACCACGTGGATGGCGAGGCGACGAGTCAGCCATCGCGGAGTGTGAAGGCTGTCCACCTGCTAGACGACGGGTTTCAGCACAGGCAGTTGGCGCGCAATTTTGATGTAGTACTGGTGACGGCAGAGGACCTCGACGACACGCTGATGCCTGCGGGTAATCTGCGCGAGCGTTTTGGCGCCCTGCGGCGCGCGGATGCGATTGTGATTCGTGAAGACGAACTGGAAGACGTCAAGGAGCGCGCGTGGAAGCTGATGCGCGAAGGCGCACAGATGTGGGTTGTGCGAAGGAAGCTCGTCTTCCCTGCACCGCTGCTCGTCTTTACTGCAGGGCTGCGGCCGGTGGCGTTCTGCGCGATCGCGCGGCCGGAGGGATTTCAGGCGATGCTGATTGCGGCCGGCTGCGGCGTTGTGGACACGATCGTATTTCCAGATCACCATGCCTACGGGATGCATGACATGGAGAGAATCCTCGAGCTGGGACGCCAGTTGAATGCGACGGGCTTCGTGACAACAGAGAAAGACAACGTGAAGCTGACGAAGGCGATGTGTGAGCGGCTGGAGACGCTTGGGCCGTTGATGACGGTGGGGCTCGAGGCGGAGTTCGCGGACGCGAACGCGGTGGTGGGTGCGTTGGAAGCGCGGCTGGGAGAACAGCGCGCGTGA
- a CDS encoding tetratricopeptide repeat protein, whose translation MRTWREILLTATVVVAMGAAAPAIAQDATVHGHVQNPAGQPLTTGTVQFSHDMTGGEWKGKKIENSFPIDSSGNYKGSGVKPGDYLVAVVANDKSIDFQQVTLKAGDDKTLDFDMSRADYVNKLSPEEKKQLEEFKKNASAAMEANKKIANLNATLATVRTDLAAARPTSGDVSKDVADMKAAVDAKPDESILWISYGNALEAQGDHLAKADKDAHKPVSGDADAMKMYDDAIEAYKKGAELNAASKKPVPQDQAAAWNGAGNVYAKEGKPADAASAFENAVKAEPTSAGMFYGNEAAVLFNAQQTDAAAAAADKAIAADPTRPDPYFIKGQALIAKSTFDQKTQKIVPPPGCVEAYQKYLQLAPNGPHAQAVEEVLTSLGEKIDTSYRAGKKK comes from the coding sequence ATGAGAACCTGGAGAGAGATTTTGCTGACGGCAACCGTGGTGGTTGCAATGGGTGCAGCAGCTCCTGCAATTGCGCAGGACGCAACCGTACATGGACACGTGCAGAACCCGGCGGGACAGCCCCTCACCACGGGAACGGTGCAGTTCAGCCACGATATGACCGGCGGCGAGTGGAAGGGCAAGAAGATCGAAAATTCTTTCCCCATCGACTCGAGCGGCAACTACAAGGGTTCTGGCGTGAAGCCTGGAGACTACCTGGTAGCAGTCGTGGCCAACGATAAGAGTATCGACTTCCAGCAGGTGACACTCAAGGCAGGCGATGATAAGACGCTCGACTTCGACATGAGTCGCGCGGACTACGTGAACAAGCTTAGCCCCGAGGAGAAGAAACAGCTCGAGGAGTTCAAGAAGAACGCGTCCGCGGCGATGGAGGCGAATAAGAAGATCGCCAACCTGAACGCGACGCTGGCCACAGTGCGCACAGATCTGGCAGCCGCACGGCCAACCTCCGGCGATGTGAGCAAGGACGTCGCCGACATGAAAGCGGCCGTCGACGCGAAGCCGGATGAGAGCATCCTGTGGATCAGTTACGGCAACGCGCTGGAAGCGCAGGGAGATCATCTTGCCAAGGCTGACAAGGATGCGCACAAGCCAGTCAGCGGGGATGCCGACGCGATGAAGATGTACGACGACGCGATCGAGGCCTATAAAAAGGGCGCGGAATTGAATGCGGCGTCGAAGAAGCCGGTGCCGCAGGATCAGGCGGCGGCATGGAACGGCGCGGGCAACGTATATGCGAAGGAGGGCAAGCCTGCCGATGCTGCTTCTGCCTTCGAGAACGCGGTTAAGGCGGAGCCAACCAGCGCGGGCATGTTCTACGGCAATGAGGCTGCGGTGCTGTTCAACGCACAACAGACCGACGCGGCTGCGGCTGCGGCGGACAAGGCGATTGCTGCGGACCCGACCCGTCCGGACCCATACTTCATCAAAGGCCAGGCGTTGATCGCGAAATCAACCTTCGATCAGAAGACCCAGAAAATCGTTCCGCCACCGGGATGCGTCGAGGCCTACCAGAAGTACCTGCAGCTTGCACCGAATGGGCCGCACGCGCAGGCGGTGGAGGAGGTCCTTACCAGCCTGGGCGAGAAGATTGACACGAGCTACAGGGCAGGCAAGAAGAAGTAA